The Steroidobacteraceae bacterium genomic interval GATACCCAGTTCGCGCAATCGATTGCGTCGTACCTCGAGAATCCGCACCTCGAAATGAATCATCGATTCCCAGGTCTGGCCGGCCGTCAGGTTGATCACCACTTGCGGATGCAATTCGGCGACTGCCGCCGCTCGCCGACGGTCGCCCGCCGCCGCATCACCTTCGAGAACGATATGCCGGCCGATCTTTCGCGCAACAATGCGGGAATCGGCTCCCAGGAGCTCGCGCACGTCACCCAGGAGCAAGTCGAGATCGATGTCGACTACCGTAATGCGCATCAACCGGGATTTGCCGGTTCGAGGCCAGACCCGCACTTCGGTGCTGCCGGTCTGCTCTGCGAGCAACAACAGCATGTCGCCATCGACACGGGATGCGCTGAGGATCTTGCCGTCGGCGATCGCAGCGCGCCGGACCGGGTAGTCGATGAGGTGCGTGGCCCCGATCTGCAATTGCAGGTCCACGGCCTGCGCGTGAACTTCGCCCGCCAGCGCAAGGCTGGCAATGATCCATAGTCGCATTGCGCCGCGCATCTCAGCGCCCGCCGCGCGGCAGAACGACGCGCCGCATGCCGGCACCATGCCCGCCGATCAACAATTCGATTCCAGCGCGCTTGGTGCCCACGGCACCAGAAGGCGTGGCGAACAAGGATGAGAATCGGGTTATCTGGGCTGTGTGCGCTGCGAGGTCATCGGGCGCGCGCAATATGAGGCTCAGGCGACCGGCTTGTTGTGCGAGCACGATGCGCTGCGCCTCATCGGGCGAAACGGCGAGTGTCGCGGTATTGAATGTGTTGTTCGCAGCTTCAGGATCGATCCTGTCCTGCTCCTGACCGGTCGCGAGGACGCGAACCGCCGCAAGCAGCGGACGCACGGTTGGATCCAGGCTGCCCGAGCGCAGATCGGCGGCGATCAACAGCACATCGACAAGGTCGCCCGGTCGCAGCAACCCTGCTTGGGTACCGCTCTCATCGAGCACGACCGTGACCGCGCGCGTACCCGGCAACAACTGGGCCGCCAGCCGCAAGGTGCGCGAGGTGATGAACCGTGTCGTCACAGGTTCACCGCGCCCGATTGCGACCAGGGCCTTGCGGCCATCGAGCGTCTGCGCATTGTCCGCAGTCACGCTGTCCGAAGGCAGGTAGCGGACCGGAATCGGGCGCAAGGCCAGATTGTCAGCCGACAGTGTCTCGCCGATGCCGATTTCCTGCGCAGCCACGATCACGCGACGCGTCTGTTGCTCATTTCGCATGGTCAATTGCAACTGCTGGGTCTGGTCGAGCAGATAGCGTTGCATCAACCAGTAGGTACCGACGCCACCTGCGATTGCAACAACGCCAAGGGTGGCCAGAATCCAACGGGTAGAGCTCATTCCATGCCTCACTGGTTCAATTGACGGAAATACTCAGACTGAAAGCGCGCCAGTAGAGCAACCATGCTTCGAGCAACCAGCCTGCCAGTGACCCGCGCCCGGCAATGGGCGCGAACAACGCGACTGCAAGCACGGTTGCAATCAATGCGAATTCGATGCTGGCTTGTCCGGACTGGCGCAGATGGCTCATTTCTCAGCGCGTCTTTCGTGCAAAACCGCGACCGCCGAGTCACCCGTGCGGCGCCAACTGACCATCAGCCAGGCGTCCCGTCGACGAAATAACGATGCAGCCTGCAATCCGGTGCCGCTAGCCGCGGATGATTGAATCGGCCGATAGCCTGCATCACCCGCCGCACGGGCCAGACCGTCCTGCACGCCTTTGTGATTGGGAATGGACACGATGAAAGTTCGCTCGGCAGCATCGCGCCCGACATGTTCCACGCACGACCTGATTTGCCACCCGTAGGGCAAATGCAATGGCAGGCGTGGCAAAGGCGAAACCGGCCGACCGAGCGCCAGGCGCGATCTTACGATTTCGCTTGCGTCACTCGCGCGCGCCGGGCCTTGCGGACGCACTTGCACGGTTTCGAAGAATTGGCCGCTCCGTCGCGCCAACACCACCCACTCGCCAGTGTTCGAGCGAATTACGGGCTCGGCTGATTGCCGTCGCCACGCGGCGGACTCCATCGCCAGAACTTCCTCGACGCTCGCGTCGCTCTGCTCGACACTCATGGATAATTCGGCGCCATTGACGCGAGTCGACCACCGTCCCAGCGTGTGCAGGTTCGATCCAGGTGCGGCTTGCAACGCCAGCACCAGGACGCCGAGCGCAGCACTCAGCATGGCGGCGACCAGTAGCCGCCCGGGGCGGCAGCCCGCGGACCCAGCCGGTCGGCGGGGACGACGTCCGGTAGTGCGGGTGCGATACAGAAATCGCGTAACGAGGGCTCCAGCGCGGCCATCACGGCCGTAAGTGGCCGAACCACGCGATCGACCACCCGCAACGGAGCCACCGGCATCAGCGCACGCGTGCGTTGGTAGACCTCACGCGGATGTGTCGCCCCCCAGGAATCGGCCAGGAGTTCGTGGCGCGCACTGAAATCGAGCAACGGGCTCGATGGCATCGGCGGCGCGATCGGCATCGCGCGCAAACGCACCGTCGCAGTACCCACGACGCCGCCCTCGGGCGCCAGGTCCAGGCGCTCGGGCGCAAGTGTCTGCACGGGCCGCAGCGCGGCAACAAACACACGTTGCGCGCTCGCGGCCTCGCCCGACAGATCGGACTCACCCAGGGTTATTCGGGCTGCATTGGATCCATCCTTGAGCGGTGTCACGCCATCGTGTGCGAGCCAGTAGGGATCCGGAACAGCCAAACCCCGCCCGGGCGTCGCATCGTCGAATCGCAGTGCGCCAGACGGCACTGGCAACAGACGGTTCGCCAATCGGCTGGCGCGCACCTCGTCAGCGATTCCCGGTGCGAGCGCGACATCGAAGGCGCTGAATCGCGCCGCGTGTTCGGCTTGCGCTCGCGCGTCCTGCCACTTCGGAATGTAGACAATGGCGAGGAACAAAGGCGACAACAATGCCATGGCCGCCAGGCATTCCGACATGGCTTGGCCCGCGCTCCGCGCGGATGCAACAGATTTCATGGACTGGCACCCCTTGCGCCTGCAATTGCATCGGCACCATCGAGCAGCGCCTGCTCTCCCGTCGTGAGCGATGCCAGTCGAGCCCGCCAGTAGGGATTGAACAGGCTGCCGCGCTCGCGTTGGCGGTCGCGGCGACCAATTGGCCGAACGAATGCGACCTCTGCGGCGCTCGTAGCGAGGATGCGATCGCGCAGCAAAGAGGGTTCGGCGTCGGCATCGGACGTGCCGGGCGTGGACAGGCGCGCGCCAGGCCAGATCTCCTGCCAGAATTCGAGACTTTGTCGCGGCAGCTGGGCCCGCAGCACAGTACGCAACCGCGGATCGCTGCCCGCAGCACGATCGCGCAGCGCAAGGCTTGACGGCAGGCCGAGGTATTGCCGTCGCGCGACCGTGCCCGCGCGCGCGAGGCTTGAGGTTCGAGGATTGACCGCCCAGCTGCCATCGTGCCAGCCACGAACCAGGGTCGCGCGACCGTTTTCCGCCGATCCCCAACCGAGGGGAATCGTTTCGCGAAAACCACCGAATAGTGGTCGCGCATGTAGCGCAGCCGTGTCC includes:
- the cpaB gene encoding Flp pilus assembly protein CpaB; protein product: MSSTRWILATLGVVAIAGGVGTYWLMQRYLLDQTQQLQLTMRNEQQTRRVIVAAQEIGIGETLSADNLALRPIPVRYLPSDSVTADNAQTLDGRKALVAIGRGEPVTTRFITSRTLRLAAQLLPGTRAVTVVLDESGTQAGLLRPGDLVDVLLIAADLRSGSLDPTVRPLLAAVRVLATGQEQDRIDPEAANNTFNTATLAVSPDEAQRIVLAQQAGRLSLILRAPDDLAAHTAQITRFSSLFATPSGAVGTKRAGIELLIGGHGAGMRRVVLPRGGR